One region of Litorilinea aerophila genomic DNA includes:
- a CDS encoding DUF4242 domain-containing protein, which yields MPKFIIERSIPQAGQLSSQELQAISQSSNNVLKEMGKPYTWVQSFVAGDKIYCIHIAPDEETVREHARLGGFPVDSVAEVKAVIDPATGGQ from the coding sequence ATGCCAAAGTTTATCATTGAACGAAGCATCCCTCAAGCCGGCCAATTATCGAGCCAGGAGTTGCAGGCCATTTCACAAAGTAGCAACAATGTCCTCAAAGAGATGGGCAAACCGTACACTTGGGTGCAGAGTTTCGTGGCCGGCGACAAGATTTACTGCATCCATATTGCGCCCGATGAAGAAACGGTGCGGGAGCACGCCCGGCTGGGTGGTTTTCCGGTCGACAGCGTGGCCGAGGTCAAAGCGGTGATTGATCCGGCCACCGGCGGCCAGTAA
- a CDS encoding FG-GAP-like repeat-containing protein, with product MTTQRLPVLIRLTATLVILCGVLGAGMLPLKAGPPPSPQGQSGTVHFTDSGQALGGNAYSYDVALGDLDGDGDLDAFVANTWDGVSSRTNIIWVNQGGAQGGVPGVFADSGQNLGAESGVAVALGDVDGDADLDAFVLNDGLPAKIWLNSGGLFTDSGQSLVVDLGLAVALGDLDGDSDLDAFVVGNVGRADTVWLNQGGDQGGAPGVFVDSGQTLGPGGNTAVSLGDVDNDGDLDALVGDFGGSTLWLNQGGLQGGAAGVFAQGTTLGSANSLAVVLADLDGDAALDAFLANDGPDQVWLQQGGVLANSGQSLGNAASRGVALADLDGDADLDAFVSVTGPNLVWLNQGGVFSSSGLALGSAASEAVALGDLDGDGAIDAFVANWGAPNKVWLNQTAPPDPQADLMVQASGPVAINIAGTNLVDHKATVTNLGPVTATNVSLTLDTSRIHEISSINDAFGRCFPPNDGEICSYPFFGSGVNHSVNIEYSVVAMNNSVDIYRGGVTSQFSVNSDTTDPNPGNNWAQVGTDIYDCDMAACWLEEFFCVLSFPASSMRSDSSGLISQAIAATQVAFDLPLYYRVRDEILAGSPNGQHYTDLYYTHNAEITTLVLSNTTVMSQALQTIQIWEPNLRALVEGQGDSATITAAQIQAMDDFLQTMSALGSPALQAAITEERAKLPALNTFVGMSMAQARSSVVGYGVYLPVILK from the coding sequence ATGACAACGCAGAGATTGCCTGTTTTGATTCGCCTGACCGCGACGCTGGTGATTTTATGCGGGGTGTTGGGCGCCGGAATGTTGCCCCTCAAGGCAGGGCCGCCCCCATCCCCGCAAGGGCAAAGCGGAACGGTTCACTTCACCGACAGCGGCCAGGCGTTAGGCGGCAACGCCTACAGCTATGATGTCGCCTTAGGCGATTTGGACGGCGACGGCGACCTGGACGCCTTTGTGGCCAATACCTGGGACGGCGTTTCAAGCCGAACCAACATCATCTGGGTCAACCAGGGCGGCGCGCAGGGCGGCGTCCCCGGGGTGTTTGCCGACAGCGGCCAGAACTTGGGCGCTGAGTCGGGGGTGGCTGTGGCCCTGGGCGATGTGGATGGCGATGCTGATTTGGATGCCTTTGTGCTCAACGACGGCCTGCCGGCCAAAATCTGGCTCAATTCGGGCGGCCTCTTTACCGATAGCGGCCAAAGCCTGGTCGTTGATTTGGGGTTGGCCGTGGCCCTGGGCGATTTGGACGGCGACAGCGACCTTGACGCCTTTGTGGTTGGCAACGTGGGCCGGGCCGATACGGTCTGGCTGAACCAGGGCGGGGATCAGGGCGGCGCGCCTGGCGTCTTTGTGGACAGCGGCCAGACGCTTGGCCCGGGTGGCAACACCGCCGTTTCGCTGGGGGATGTTGATAATGATGGCGATCTGGACGCCCTGGTTGGCGATTTTGGCGGCAGTACCCTGTGGCTCAATCAAGGGGGGCTACAGGGGGGGGCCGCCGGTGTTTTTGCCCAAGGGACCACCCTGGGCAGCGCCAATAGCCTTGCTGTCGTCCTGGCTGATTTGGATGGCGACGCCGCCCTCGACGCCTTCCTGGCCAACGACGGGCCTGATCAGGTCTGGCTGCAACAGGGCGGCGTGTTGGCCAACAGCGGCCAATCGTTGGGCAACGCTGCCAGCCGCGGGGTGGCCCTGGCCGATTTGGATGGCGACGCCGATTTGGACGCCTTTGTCAGCGTCACCGGGCCGAACCTGGTGTGGCTGAACCAGGGGGGAGTATTCTCATCCAGTGGCCTGGCTTTGGGTAGCGCCGCCAGCGAAGCTGTGGCCCTGGGCGATTTGGACGGCGACGGCGCCATTGACGCCTTTGTAGCCAATTGGGGCGCACCCAACAAGGTCTGGCTGAACCAGACTGCGCCCCCTGACCCGCAGGCCGATCTGATGGTGCAGGCCTCCGGCCCGGTGGCCATAAACATTGCTGGTACTAACCTGGTTGATCATAAAGCCACTGTCACCAACCTGGGGCCGGTTACCGCCACCAATGTATCGCTAACACTAGACACAAGCCGCATCCACGAAATATCCTCTATAAACGATGCTTTTGGACGCTGCTTTCCCCCAAACGACGGAGAAATCTGTTCGTATCCGTTCTTTGGTAGCGGCGTTAACCATAGTGTAAATATTGAGTATTCTGTTGTCGCGATGAATAATTCGGTGGACATCTACCGGGGTGGGGTTACCAGCCAATTTAGCGTCAACAGCGACACCACCGACCCAAACCCAGGCAATAATTGGGCTCAGGTGGGGACCGATATCTACGATTGCGATATGGCAGCCTGTTGGCTGGAAGAGTTCTTTTGTGTACTCTCTTTCCCTGCATCCTCAATGCGCAGCGATTCGTCAGGTCTCATCAGCCAGGCCATAGCGGCCACTCAGGTGGCCTTTGATCTGCCGCTTTATTACCGGGTGCGGGATGAAATTTTGGCCGGCAGCCCCAACGGCCAGCACTACACCGATCTCTACTACACCCACAACGCCGAAATCACCACCCTGGTCCTCAGCAATACAACGGTGATGTCGCAAGCCCTGCAAACAATCCAGATTTGGGAGCCGAACCTGCGGGCGCTGGTTGAGGGTCAGGGCGACAGCGCCACCATCACCGCGGCCCAAATTCAGGCAATGGACGATTTTTTGCAAACCATGTCTGCGTTGGGCAGTCCCGCCCTGCAAGCCGCCATCACCGAAGAACGGGCCAAACTACCGGCGTTGAACACTTTTGTCGGCATGAGTATGGCTCAGGCCCGCAGCAGTGTGGTCGGATATGGGGTATATCTGCCGGTTATCCTCAAATGA
- a CDS encoding OsmC family protein has product MKAEDLRLLQKPLKKRYQEQPEAALITLKAQGQLGEGIACKVETGKALVEAGLHPATGGDGFLACSGDMLLEALVACAGVTLCAVATAIGVEVHGGVVKAEGDLDFRGTLGVSKEVPVGFQKIRLQFDLDTEATADELATLLRLTERYCVVYQTLRHPARIDVAFS; this is encoded by the coding sequence ATGAAAGCCGAAGATTTGCGTTTACTACAAAAACCGCTCAAAAAGCGCTATCAGGAACAGCCCGAAGCTGCCCTGATTACCCTTAAAGCGCAAGGCCAACTTGGTGAAGGGATTGCTTGTAAGGTGGAAACCGGAAAAGCCCTGGTGGAAGCAGGGTTGCACCCCGCCACAGGCGGCGATGGGTTCCTGGCATGCTCAGGAGATATGCTTCTTGAAGCATTGGTTGCCTGCGCAGGCGTAACGCTATGTGCCGTCGCCACTGCCATTGGGGTAGAGGTACACGGCGGCGTTGTCAAGGCAGAAGGGGATTTAGATTTTCGGGGCACGCTCGGCGTGTCTAAAGAAGTCCCTGTTGGGTTTCAGAAAATTCGGCTGCAATTTGATTTAGATACAGAGGCCACTGCCGACGAGTTAGCTACTCTGCTCCGACTGACAGAACGGTATTGCGTTGTTTACCAAACGCTCCGCCACCCCGCCAGGATTGATGTTGCATTTTCCTAA
- a CDS encoding methyltransferase: MSENDPTGVDPVPPPATLLQMMTGYWVSQALYVAAKLGVADLLADGPRPVEELAAATQTDASSLRRVLRALASVRVFTEALPGTFALTPLAALLRTGTPDSMRALAIMYAEEQYRAWGDILYSVQTGETAFERQFGTSYFTYLAQHPESDRVFNEAMTGWTTQLVGAVVEAYDFSPFKTVVDVGGSYGTLLAAILRRHPAARGILFDQPHVVAAAGEQLAGAGVAERCTTVGGDFFVEVPSGGDAYVLAQILHDWDDERSVAILRQCRRAIPAHGKLLVVELVLPPGEEPFFGKWLDLHMLVLLGARERTATEYEALFRAAGFALARVVPTAAGASIVEAIPV; this comes from the coding sequence ATGTCTGAGAATGACCCGACCGGTGTGGACCCCGTCCCGCCACCCGCGACCCTGCTTCAGATGATGACTGGCTACTGGGTCTCACAGGCGCTCTACGTCGCTGCCAAGCTGGGCGTGGCCGACCTGCTTGCCGACGGGCCGCGACCGGTCGAGGAACTCGCCGCAGCGACCCAGACCGACGCCTCCTCTCTCCGGCGCGTGCTGCGGGCGCTCGCCAGCGTTCGCGTCTTCACCGAAGCGCTTCCTGGCACCTTCGCGCTCACCCCGCTGGCGGCGCTACTGCGGACCGGGACACCCGACTCCATGCGCGCGCTGGCCATCATGTACGCCGAGGAGCAGTACCGTGCCTGGGGTGACATCCTCTACAGCGTACAGACCGGGGAGACCGCCTTCGAGCGGCAGTTCGGCACCAGCTACTTCACGTATCTCGCCCAACATCCCGAGTCCGACCGCGTGTTCAATGAGGCGATGACCGGCTGGACCACGCAACTCGTCGGTGCGGTGGTGGAGGCGTATGACTTCTCGCCGTTCAAGACCGTGGTGGACGTGGGGGGCAGCTACGGGACCTTGCTCGCGGCCATTCTGCGGCGCCATCCTGCCGCACGAGGGATCTTATTCGACCAGCCCCACGTGGTCGCCGCTGCTGGGGAGCAGCTGGCGGGGGCTGGGGTGGCAGAGCGCTGCACGACCGTCGGCGGGGACTTCTTCGTCGAGGTCCCTTCCGGTGGGGACGCGTACGTACTCGCCCAAATCCTGCACGACTGGGACGACGAGCGGAGCGTGGCGATTCTCCGGCAGTGTCGCCGGGCGATACCCGCGCACGGGAAGCTGCTGGTGGTCGAGCTCGTGCTGCCGCCGGGTGAGGAGCCATTCTTCGGCAAATGGTTGGACCTGCACATGCTCGTGCTGTTGGGGGCACGCGAACGGACAGCCACCGAATACGAGGCGCTCTTTCGCGCTGCGGGGTTTGCCCTGGCGCGTGTGGTCCCCACAGCCGCTGGGGCAAGTATCGTGGAGGCCATACCAGTCTAA
- a CDS encoding DUF2442 domain-containing protein gives MSTLAIELRLAKAQDVKVTDDELIVALDDGRTIVVPLVWYPRLLHGTAEERKKWRLIGGGQGIHWPELDEDISVAHLLAGIPSGESQKSLQKWLASRKKSGST, from the coding sequence ATGAGCACTTTAGCGATTGAACTACGGCTGGCAAAAGCCCAGGACGTGAAAGTGACAGACGATGAATTGATCGTTGCGCTCGATGATGGGCGGACGATCGTCGTGCCGTTAGTCTGGTATCCGCGGTTACTGCATGGCACAGCGGAAGAACGAAAGAAATGGCGCCTAATTGGGGGGGGACAAGGCATTCACTGGCCAGAATTGGATGAAGACATCAGTGTGGCGCATTTGTTGGCAGGTATTCCGTCAGGTGAGAGTCAGAAGTCGTTACAAAAGTGGCTAGCCAGCCGAAAGAAGTCCGGTTCTACGTAG
- a CDS encoding DUF4160 domain-containing protein: MSPTIAYVGPYRFFFYSGDRNEPPHVHVEREGKIAKFWLNPVRLQDSGGFRPHEARRIQQLVEERQAMILEQWNEHFSD, from the coding sequence ATGTCCCCTACAATAGCCTATGTAGGTCCATACCGTTTCTTCTTCTACTCCGGTGATCGAAATGAGCCACCTCATGTTCATGTGGAAAGGGAAGGGAAAATTGCCAAGTTCTGGCTTAACCCAGTACGATTGCAAGACAGCGGCGGTTTTCGTCCCCACGAAGCCCGGCGGATTCAACAACTGGTGGAAGAGCGACAAGCGATGATTTTGGAGCAGTGGAATGAGCACTTTAGCGATTGA
- a CDS encoding integron integrase, with protein sequence MADKPKKLLDQVRDKLRLKNYSYATEKTYVGWIRRYILFHQKRHPADMGKAEIEAFLTHLAVEGNVAPSTQNQALHALLFLYRDVLEQPIIGNVEALRARERRRLPTVLTVEETQRVLNHLEGVYHLIGLLLYGSGLRLQECLSLRVKDIDFARREITVRSGKGDKDRVTMLPEKALPELEAHLVQVRLQYERDLARGYGMAPLPDALARKYPNAPREWAWQFVFPSASLSRNPRRDDGALYRFHLHESQVQRAVHKAARQADINKPVSPHTFRHCFATHLLEAGYDIRTVQELLGHKNVKTTMIYTHVLNRGPRAVRSPLDR encoded by the coding sequence ATGGCTGACAAACCGAAAAAGCTACTCGACCAGGTGCGGGACAAACTGCGCTTGAAAAACTACAGCTACGCCACCGAAAAGACCTATGTCGGTTGGATCCGGCGCTATATTCTCTTTCATCAGAAGCGCCATCCCGCAGACATGGGCAAGGCGGAAATCGAGGCCTTTCTCACCCACCTGGCGGTCGAGGGCAACGTCGCGCCTTCCACGCAGAATCAGGCGCTGCACGCGCTGCTCTTTCTCTATCGGGATGTACTGGAGCAGCCGATCATCGGCAATGTCGAGGCGCTGCGGGCGCGCGAACGACGGCGATTGCCGACGGTGCTGACCGTGGAAGAGACGCAGCGCGTGCTCAACCACCTGGAGGGCGTCTACCATCTGATCGGGTTGCTGCTCTACGGCAGTGGGCTGCGCCTGCAGGAGTGCCTGTCGCTGCGCGTCAAGGACATCGACTTTGCCCGGCGGGAGATCACGGTTCGTAGTGGCAAGGGCGACAAGGATCGGGTGACGATGTTGCCGGAAAAAGCGCTCCCTGAGCTGGAGGCGCATCTAGTGCAGGTACGCCTCCAGTATGAACGTGACCTGGCGCGCGGCTACGGCATGGCACCGCTGCCCGATGCCCTGGCGCGCAAATACCCGAATGCACCGCGCGAATGGGCCTGGCAATTTGTCTTTCCGTCCGCCTCCCTTTCTAGAAACCCGCGCCGCGACGATGGCGCCCTCTATCGCTTTCACCTACATGAAAGCCAGGTGCAGCGAGCTGTCCACAAAGCAGCGCGCCAGGCTGACATCAACAAGCCCGTCAGCCCCCACACCTTCCGCCACTGCTTCGCCACCCATCTGCTCGAGGCCGGCTACGACATCCGCACCGTGCAGGAGCTGCTCGGCCACAAAAACGTTAAGACCACTATGATCTATACCCACGTCCTCAACCGCGGCCCCCGTGCTGTGCGCAGCCCGCTTGATCGCTGA
- a CDS encoding hydroxyacid dehydrogenase, with amino-acid sequence MPITDLTHLWVEVPPYSDALKLLPDHVAVLFPAEPPASPFANAGPAQAILASSGLRYDRAVFEQLPNLRIITRTGIGVDNINLDDATVCGIVVCNTPDGPTESTAEHTVAMLLNLAKRIKQGNDNLAAGKFGPRSGPLIGVEVQGKTLGLVGLGRIGRRVAQICRHGFDMRVLATDPFVTPEQAAALGVTLADLETVLAEADFLSLHVPATPETYRLINRERLARMKDGAFLLNLARGPLVDPDALLEALESGKLAGAGLDVFDPEPPPVDSPLRNHPLIVATPHSASLTVEGRTRIETMAVERVIAFFRDGRAPDVVNPAVLESPTLRS; translated from the coding sequence ATGCCCATCACCGACCTGACTCATCTCTGGGTGGAAGTGCCCCCCTATTCCGACGCGCTGAAGCTCTTGCCCGACCACGTGGCCGTGCTCTTTCCAGCGGAGCCCCCGGCCTCTCCCTTTGCCAACGCCGGGCCGGCCCAGGCCATCCTGGCCTCCTCGGGCCTGCGCTACGACCGGGCCGTCTTCGAACAGCTCCCCAACCTGCGCATCATCACCCGCACGGGCATCGGCGTGGACAACATCAACCTGGACGACGCCACCGTCTGCGGCATCGTGGTCTGCAACACCCCCGACGGCCCCACCGAGTCCACCGCGGAGCACACGGTGGCCATGCTCCTGAACCTGGCCAAGCGCATCAAGCAGGGCAACGACAACCTGGCCGCGGGCAAGTTCGGCCCCCGCAGCGGCCCCCTGATCGGGGTGGAGGTGCAGGGCAAGACCCTGGGGCTGGTGGGCCTGGGCCGCATCGGCCGCCGGGTGGCCCAGATCTGCCGCCACGGCTTCGACATGCGGGTGCTGGCCACCGATCCCTTCGTCACGCCGGAGCAGGCCGCGGCGCTGGGGGTCACCCTGGCCGACCTGGAGACGGTCCTGGCCGAGGCGGACTTCCTGAGCCTGCACGTGCCCGCCACGCCGGAGACCTACCGCCTCATCAACCGGGAGCGGCTGGCCCGCATGAAGGACGGCGCCTTCCTCCTCAACCTGGCCCGGGGGCCGCTGGTGGATCCCGACGCGCTGCTAGAAGCCCTGGAGAGCGGCAAGCTGGCCGGCGCCGGGCTGGACGTCTTCGACCCGGAGCCGCCGCCCGTGGATTCGCCCCTGCGCAATCACCCCCTCATCGTGGCCACCCCCCACAGCGCCTCCCTGACGGTGGAAGGGCGCACCCGCATCGAGACCATGGCCGTGGAGCGGGTCATCGCCTTCTTCCGGGATGGACGCGCGCCGGACGTGGTGAACCCGGCCGTGCTGGAGAGCCCTACCCTGCGGTCCTGA
- a CDS encoding sulfatase family protein, whose product MRILYIDIDSLRPDHLSCYGYHRRTSPNIDAIAAEGVRFENFYATDSPCLPSRTAFFTGHFGIRTGVVNHGGEYADLPLEGPGRGFRSRMAMESFAATLRRAGYHTASISPFPFRHTAYQVWFGFTETYDTGKGGLENADEMYPPARRWLQANGQADNWFLHVNFWDPHTPYDHPEAYGNPFADEPIEEWITQELIDAQNESFGPHSATEVPGYTDQLPPVWRMGRGRIRTLDDAKAHLDGYDTGIHYADHFVGKLIQDLKDLGIYEETAIIISADHGENQGELNVWGDHQTADQCTNRLPLIVRWPGVTDAVAGQVRRGLHYHLDLPATILELVGGEQPASWDGRSFAPDLRGPQETGRDFLVISQGAWSCQRSVRWENWLLIRTYHTGMKAFPEYMLFDLAADPHETTNLAGQRPDVLGAGLERMDRWVAEQMYRAQRGDPFWGIIREGGPLHANEHSKDWHQYLARLRATGRGHHADRLEQFGGRPFTSGLE is encoded by the coding sequence ATGCGTATCCTCTACATCGACATCGATTCCCTGCGGCCGGACCACCTATCCTGCTACGGCTACCACCGGCGGACTTCCCCCAACATCGACGCCATCGCCGCGGAGGGCGTCCGCTTTGAAAACTTCTACGCCACCGACTCGCCCTGCCTGCCCAGCCGGACGGCCTTCTTCACGGGCCACTTCGGCATCCGCACTGGCGTGGTCAACCACGGCGGCGAATACGCCGACCTGCCCCTGGAGGGCCCGGGCCGGGGCTTCCGCAGCCGCATGGCCATGGAGAGCTTTGCGGCCACGCTGCGCCGGGCCGGCTACCACACCGCCAGCATCAGCCCCTTCCCCTTCCGCCACACAGCCTACCAGGTCTGGTTCGGCTTCACCGAGACCTATGACACCGGCAAGGGCGGCCTGGAAAACGCGGACGAAATGTACCCACCAGCCCGCCGCTGGCTCCAGGCCAACGGCCAGGCCGACAACTGGTTCCTCCATGTGAACTTCTGGGATCCCCACACCCCCTACGACCACCCCGAGGCGTACGGCAACCCCTTTGCCGACGAGCCCATCGAGGAGTGGATCACCCAGGAGCTCATCGACGCCCAGAACGAAAGCTTCGGCCCCCACAGCGCCACCGAGGTGCCGGGCTACACCGACCAGCTGCCCCCCGTCTGGCGCATGGGCCGGGGCCGCATCCGCACATTGGACGACGCCAAGGCCCACCTGGACGGCTACGACACGGGCATCCACTACGCCGATCACTTCGTGGGCAAGCTGATCCAGGACCTGAAGGACCTGGGCATCTACGAGGAGACGGCCATCATCATCAGCGCGGACCACGGGGAGAACCAGGGAGAGCTGAACGTCTGGGGCGACCACCAGACGGCCGACCAGTGCACCAACCGCCTGCCCCTGATCGTCCGCTGGCCGGGCGTCACCGACGCCGTGGCCGGCCAGGTGCGCCGGGGCCTCCACTACCACCTGGACCTGCCGGCCACCATCCTGGAGCTGGTGGGGGGCGAGCAGCCCGCTTCGTGGGACGGCCGCAGCTTCGCGCCGGACTTGCGCGGCCCCCAGGAGACGGGCCGGGACTTCCTGGTCATCAGCCAGGGCGCCTGGAGCTGCCAGCGGAGCGTCCGCTGGGAGAACTGGCTCCTGATCCGCACCTACCACACCGGCATGAAGGCCTTCCCCGAGTACATGCTCTTCGACCTGGCGGCCGATCCCCACGAGACCACCAACCTGGCCGGGCAGCGGCCGGATGTCCTGGGCGCCGGCCTGGAACGCATGGACCGCTGGGTGGCGGAGCAGATGTACCGGGCCCAGCGGGGCGACCCCTTCTGGGGCATCATCCGGGAGGGCGGCCCGTTGCACGCCAATGAACACAGCAAAGACTGGCACCAATACCTGGCCCGGCTGCGGGCCACGGGCCGGGGCCACCACGCCGACCGGCTGGAACAGTTCGGCGGCCGCCCCTTCACCAGCGGCCTGGAGTAG
- a CDS encoding sulfatase family protein, which produces MSQPNILFITTDQQHYSTLGTVNPAIRTPALDRLAREGTRFTRAYCPNPTCSPTRATLVTGMYPAWHGCWAIGVKLPEDVPTVGDLFQQHGYESILIGKAHFQPLASAPGSESIECQPLLRDLDFWRNFHGPWYGFNHVETARMHANESHAGQHYAIWMEEKGLTNWQDYFQKWPRDPNDKYSGPYYMRDSLTWDLPEEFHHSHWVGERTIAHMERCRQAGKPFYLWASFFDPHPPYVVPEPWASMYDPAEMKPGRYVEGEFDRMPPHFARTREAAPDFSDYQEPGGQGLHGFHSHLHTEEELQRSMAAYYGMISLIDQEIGRILEYLDQSGLAENTLVVFTTDHGHFLGQHGLIAKGAFHYEDLLRVPMIVRQPGQIPAGQVSDAIQSLVDFPQTFLAAAGIEAPGFMQGVNQLPVWQGKQATARDHALVENRHNPTTVHLRTLVTDRYKITVYRNADYGELFDLETDPGELHNRWDDPDYADVKAELLLKFVQAEIQREPTRMPRIAGA; this is translated from the coding sequence GTGTCACAGCCGAATATCCTTTTCATCACCACCGACCAGCAGCACTACAGCACGTTGGGCACGGTGAACCCGGCCATTCGGACACCGGCCCTGGATCGGCTGGCCCGGGAGGGTACCCGCTTCACCCGGGCCTACTGTCCCAACCCCACCTGCTCCCCCACCCGGGCCACCCTGGTCACCGGCATGTACCCGGCCTGGCACGGCTGCTGGGCCATCGGCGTCAAACTGCCCGAGGATGTGCCCACCGTGGGCGACCTCTTCCAGCAACACGGCTACGAGTCCATCCTCATCGGCAAGGCCCACTTCCAACCCCTGGCTTCCGCACCGGGCAGCGAATCCATCGAATGCCAGCCCCTCCTGCGGGACCTGGACTTCTGGCGGAACTTCCACGGGCCGTGGTACGGTTTCAACCACGTGGAAACCGCCCGCATGCACGCCAACGAGTCCCACGCGGGCCAGCACTACGCCATCTGGATGGAGGAGAAGGGGCTCACCAACTGGCAGGATTATTTCCAGAAGTGGCCCCGGGATCCCAACGACAAGTACAGCGGCCCCTACTACATGCGGGACAGCCTCACCTGGGATCTGCCGGAAGAGTTCCACCACAGCCACTGGGTGGGCGAACGCACCATCGCCCACATGGAACGCTGCCGCCAGGCCGGCAAGCCCTTCTACCTCTGGGCCAGCTTCTTCGACCCCCACCCGCCCTACGTGGTGCCGGAACCATGGGCCAGCATGTACGACCCGGCCGAGATGAAGCCGGGTCGCTACGTGGAGGGGGAATTTGACCGCATGCCACCCCACTTCGCCCGCACCCGAGAGGCAGCCCCGGACTTTTCGGACTACCAGGAGCCAGGCGGCCAGGGGCTCCACGGCTTCCACTCCCACCTGCACACCGAAGAAGAGCTGCAGCGCAGCATGGCCGCCTACTACGGCATGATCAGCCTCATCGACCAGGAGATCGGCCGCATCCTGGAGTACCTGGATCAGAGCGGCCTGGCCGAGAACACCCTGGTGGTCTTCACCACAGACCACGGCCACTTCTTGGGCCAGCACGGCCTCATCGCCAAGGGCGCCTTCCACTACGAAGACCTGCTGCGGGTGCCCATGATCGTGCGCCAGCCCGGACAGATCCCCGCCGGCCAGGTTTCGGACGCCATCCAGAGCCTGGTGGACTTTCCCCAGACCTTCCTGGCCGCCGCGGGCATCGAAGCCCCGGGCTTCATGCAGGGGGTCAACCAGCTGCCCGTCTGGCAGGGCAAGCAGGCCACAGCCCGGGACCACGCGCTGGTGGAGAATCGCCACAACCCCACCACCGTCCACCTGCGCACCCTGGTGACGGACCGCTACAAGATCACCGTCTACCGCAACGCCGACTACGGCGAGCTCTTCGACCTGGAAACGGACCCGGGCGAGCTGCACAACCGGTGGGATGACCCGGACTACGCCGACGTGAAGGCCGAGCTGCTGCTGAAATTTGTGCAGGCGGAGATCCAGCGGGAGCCCACCCGCATGCCCCGCATCGCCGGCGCGTGA
- a CDS encoding LysM peptidoglycan-binding domain-containing protein, which yields MAREQISPAVAERRCPNCGTRVARDAESCFMCGHDLRIRPRRRQRVSWVDTLLVLAVLAVLAFWWQIASQPQAEQGSGEQGLAILPTNIPLMTDTPTPTASAEAPPTATPVPTAAGVTTTTTVRHRVRPGETLLSIATFYGVTVEEIQAANGLTSELIRADDELIIPVTRTEGTASSNTVASRFEYTVQAGDTIISIANQFGSTVQDILAANNLAANDVIRPGDVLIVPVPQLPPEVLASSPATPTASADGGSPNGGNTLTPAIVDTIYIEPRLLGPPDGAVLPRNESVLLRWISVDLLAPNEWYVLLIYPSGGAAQTIPSIWTKATSYRLGIELAPPAGQEASYAWQVSVVRVKPGNGEQLALEAASPPSEVRNFTWR from the coding sequence ATGGCTCGAGAACAGATATCCCCAGCGGTTGCTGAACGGCGTTGCCCCAACTGTGGCACCCGGGTCGCCCGCGATGCAGAAAGCTGTTTCATGTGTGGCCATGACCTGCGCATCCGGCCCCGCCGGCGGCAGCGGGTCTCATGGGTGGACACGCTTTTGGTGCTGGCGGTCCTGGCGGTGCTGGCCTTCTGGTGGCAAATCGCCAGCCAGCCCCAGGCGGAACAGGGGAGCGGGGAGCAGGGCCTGGCCATTTTGCCCACCAACATCCCCCTGATGACCGACACGCCCACCCCCACCGCCTCGGCGGAGGCCCCCCCTACGGCCACGCCTGTGCCCACCGCAGCCGGCGTCACCACGACCACCACCGTGCGCCACCGGGTGCGCCCCGGCGAAACCCTGCTTTCCATTGCCACCTTCTACGGCGTCACCGTGGAGGAGATCCAGGCAGCCAATGGGCTGACCAGCGAACTGATTCGGGCCGACGACGAGCTGATCATCCCGGTCACCCGCACGGAAGGCACCGCCTCCTCCAACACGGTGGCCTCCCGCTTTGAATACACCGTCCAGGCTGGCGACACCATTATTTCCATTGCCAACCAGTTTGGCAGCACCGTGCAGGACATCCTGGCCGCCAACAACCTGGCTGCCAACGACGTGATCCGTCCCGGCGATGTCCTCATCGTGCCGGTGCCCCAGTTGCCGCCCGAAGTGCTGGCCAGCTCCCCGGCCACCCCCACCGCGTCCGCCGACGGGGGCAGCCCCAATGGCGGCAACACCCTCACGCCGGCCATCGTGGATACCATCTACATCGAGCCGCGCCTGCTGGGTCCTCCGGACGGAGCCGTGCTCCCCCGCAACGAGAGCGTCCTCCTGCGCTGGATCAGCGTGGACCTGCTGGCGCCCAACGAGTGGTATGTCCTGCTCATCTACCCATCGGGCGGCGCGGCCCAGACCATTCCCAGCATCTGGACCAAAGCCACCAGCTACCGCCTGGGCATCGAGCTGGCCCCGCCCGCGGGTCAAGAGGCCAGCTACGCCTGGCAGGTCTCTGTGGTGCGGGTGAAGCCTGGCAATGGCGAACAGCTGGCCCTGGAAGCGGCCAGCCCACCCAGCGAAGTGCGCAACTTCACCTGGCGCTGA